From a region of the Streptomyces sp. NBC_01454 genome:
- a CDS encoding YchJ family protein, whose product MPKPKNTPRRPAPAAPASPCPCGRAATYGDCCAAFHQGRATAPTAERLMRSRYSAFAVGDTGYLLRTWHPTTRPAVLDLDPAQRWTGLDILGTSGGSAFHTEGTVEFRAHYTLHGHADSQYEHSRFVREAGRWVYLDALPPG is encoded by the coding sequence GTGCCGAAACCGAAGAACACGCCCCGCCGCCCGGCTCCCGCCGCCCCCGCCTCGCCCTGCCCCTGCGGACGCGCCGCGACCTACGGCGACTGCTGCGCCGCCTTCCACCAGGGACGCGCCACCGCCCCGACCGCGGAGCGCCTGATGCGCTCGCGGTACAGCGCCTTCGCCGTCGGTGACACCGGATATCTGCTGCGCACCTGGCACCCGACGACCCGGCCGGCCGTTCTGGACCTCGACCCGGCACAGCGGTGGACCGGACTGGACATCCTCGGCACGAGCGGCGGCAGCGCCTTCCACACCGAAGGCACCGTGGAATTCCGCGCGCACTACACCCTGCACGGCCACGCCGACAGCCAGTACGAGCACAGCCGCTTCGTCCGCGAGGCCGGCCGGTGGGTCTATCTCGACGCCCTGCCGCCGGGCTAG
- a CDS encoding RNA-binding S4 domain-containing protein, with amino-acid sequence MASDEGTTRIDSWIWSVRLTKTRSLAAAACRAGHVRVNGERVKPAHGVHNGDEVRLRHAGRERIVVVARLVRKRVGAAIAAECYVDNSPPAPPREEVAVIAHRDRGAGRPTKRERREIDELRGR; translated from the coding sequence ATGGCTTCAGACGAGGGGACCACCCGCATCGACAGCTGGATCTGGTCCGTACGGCTCACCAAGACGCGCTCGCTGGCCGCGGCGGCGTGCCGCGCCGGACACGTCCGGGTCAACGGGGAACGGGTGAAGCCGGCGCACGGTGTGCACAACGGCGACGAGGTGCGGCTGCGGCACGCGGGCCGGGAGCGGATCGTGGTGGTCGCGCGGCTGGTGCGCAAGCGGGTGGGCGCGGCCATCGCCGCGGAGTGCTACGTCGACAACTCCCCACCGGCCCCGCCGCGCGAGGAGGTTGCGGTGATCGCACACCGCGACCGCGGCGCCGGACGCCCCACCAAACGCGAACGCCGCGAGATCGACGAGCTGCGCGGCCGCTGA
- a CDS encoding SCO1417 family MocR-like transcription factor, translating to MAQWTSAVGAPQLARLLRSQDPCDAQLAAGGRRLPAYRSLADRVRLLVLEGRIPVAARLPAERELAAAFGVSRTTVAAAYEALRAEGFLESRRGSGSWTAVPAGNPLPTRGLEPLPPEAAGSMIDLGCAALPAPEPWLTRAVQGAMDDLPLYAHTHGDYPAGLPVLRQALADRYTARGIPTMPEQIMVTTGAMGAVAAICRLCTSPGERVAVDSPSYANILQLMRDAGARLVPVALGERLAGWDLPVWRQVMRDAAPRMAYVVADFHNPTGTLATDDQRRRLVDAAKSAGTLLVVDETMTELQLDEDPEPPRPVCSFDPGGSAVITVGSASKAFWAGMRIGWVRAAPDVIRSLVAARAYSDLGSPVLEQLAIASLLKGGGWEAAVEIRREQARENRDAIVGALQRHLPDWEFSVPHGGLTLWARTGGLSGSRIAEAGERLGVRVPSGPRFGVDGAFEGFVRLPFTVSGAVADEAAVRLAGAARLVATGAPVDTETRHAFVA from the coding sequence GTGGCTCAGTGGACTTCAGCGGTAGGCGCACCCCAACTCGCCCGGCTGCTCCGGTCACAGGACCCGTGCGACGCCCAACTCGCGGCCGGCGGGCGCCGGTTGCCCGCCTACCGCAGCCTCGCCGACCGGGTGCGCCTGCTCGTACTGGAAGGCCGGATACCGGTCGCCGCCCGCCTGCCCGCCGAACGGGAACTGGCCGCCGCCTTCGGCGTCAGCCGCACCACCGTCGCCGCCGCCTACGAAGCGCTGCGTGCCGAGGGGTTCCTGGAGTCCCGGCGCGGCTCGGGCAGTTGGACGGCCGTCCCGGCGGGCAATCCGCTGCCCACCCGCGGCCTGGAACCGCTGCCCCCGGAGGCCGCCGGATCCATGATCGACCTCGGCTGCGCCGCCCTCCCGGCCCCCGAGCCCTGGCTCACCCGCGCCGTCCAGGGCGCGATGGACGACCTTCCGCTCTACGCCCACACCCACGGCGACTACCCGGCCGGTCTGCCGGTCCTGCGCCAGGCCCTCGCCGACCGCTACACCGCCCGCGGAATCCCCACCATGCCGGAACAGATCATGGTGACCACGGGCGCGATGGGCGCCGTGGCCGCGATCTGCCGGCTGTGTACGAGCCCCGGCGAGCGGGTGGCCGTCGACTCCCCGTCGTACGCCAACATCCTCCAGCTGATGCGGGACGCCGGCGCCCGGCTCGTCCCGGTCGCCCTCGGCGAGCGGCTGGCCGGCTGGGACCTCCCCGTCTGGCGCCAGGTGATGCGCGATGCCGCGCCCCGGATGGCCTATGTCGTCGCCGACTTCCACAATCCCACCGGCACCCTCGCCACCGACGACCAGCGCCGCCGCCTGGTCGACGCCGCCAAGTCGGCCGGCACGCTGCTCGTCGTCGACGAGACCATGACCGAACTCCAGCTGGACGAGGACCCCGAGCCGCCGCGCCCGGTCTGCTCCTTCGACCCCGGGGGCAGCGCGGTGATCACCGTCGGCTCGGCGAGCAAAGCGTTCTGGGCGGGGATGCGGATCGGCTGGGTGCGTGCCGCTCCCGACGTCATCCGCAGTCTGGTTGCCGCCCGCGCCTACTCCGACCTGGGCTCACCGGTCCTCGAGCAGCTCGCCATCGCCTCGCTCCTGAAGGGCGGCGGCTGGGAAGCGGCCGTCGAGATCCGTCGTGAACAGGCCCGTGAGAACCGCGACGCGATCGTCGGGGCCCTCCAACGGCACCTCCCCGACTGGGAGTTCAGCGTGCCGCACGGCGGGCTCACGCTCTGGGCGCGCACCGGCGGACTCTCCGGTTCCAGGATCGCCGAGGCGGGGGAGCGGCTCGGGGTGCGGGTGCCCTCCGGCCCGCGGTTCGGTGTCGACGGGGCCTTCGAGGGGTTCGTGCGACTGCCGTTCACGGTCAGCGGCGCCGTCGCGGACGAGGCCGCGGTCCGGCTGGCCGGCGCCGCGCGGCTGGTCGCGACGGGTGCGCCGGTGGACACCGAGACGCGGCACGCCTTCGTGGCCTGA
- a CDS encoding tyrosine-type recombinase/integrase yields the protein MTDLIPHQPDASPAAYDAATLAVLAAMEEAAEKHLDAIRPHNTKRGYANDWALWEEFHGWLAERTGQPLPLTAVTKGTLVGFVVWLDAIKLAAPNSIDRRITGVTVTARNEHGVEVPKAATVAARQALKPLKNDPERTARGRGKAAAATPEQLRQMNAAVADGLTGLRDRALWLMAFGIAGRSAEVAALRTESIVHVSQGLEVHVPAVKGRPPRDVVVSYGRNPDTCPVRAWLTWRAAAGITSGSAFLPITAWGQLGDRHLSPEAVREIIARNAERAGLAVRLTGHSMRAGFITTSRRAGKREEKIRAQSGHAANSPAFWGYIREADKWTDAASEDIGL from the coding sequence GTGACCGACCTCATCCCGCATCAGCCGGACGCCAGTCCCGCCGCCTATGACGCTGCGACGCTCGCCGTCCTGGCTGCCATGGAAGAGGCAGCCGAGAAGCACCTCGACGCCATCCGCCCCCACAACACGAAGCGCGGCTACGCCAACGACTGGGCCCTCTGGGAAGAGTTCCACGGCTGGCTCGCCGAACGAACCGGCCAGCCGCTGCCGTTGACCGCCGTCACGAAGGGCACGCTCGTCGGGTTCGTCGTCTGGCTCGACGCCATCAAGCTCGCGGCCCCCAACAGCATCGACCGCAGGATTACCGGCGTCACCGTCACCGCCCGGAACGAACACGGCGTCGAGGTGCCGAAGGCCGCGACCGTCGCCGCCCGGCAAGCACTCAAGCCGTTGAAGAACGACCCCGAGCGCACGGCGCGCGGTCGCGGCAAGGCAGCCGCCGCCACGCCCGAGCAGCTACGGCAGATGAACGCCGCCGTCGCCGACGGACTCACCGGCCTCCGCGACCGCGCCCTCTGGCTCATGGCCTTCGGTATCGCTGGCCGCTCCGCCGAGGTCGCCGCACTGCGAACCGAGTCCATCGTCCACGTCAGCCAGGGCCTCGAAGTTCACGTTCCCGCCGTGAAGGGCCGGCCGCCGCGGGATGTCGTCGTCAGCTACGGCCGCAACCCCGACACCTGCCCCGTCCGCGCCTGGCTCACCTGGCGCGCCGCAGCAGGCATCACCAGCGGGTCCGCCTTCCTACCCATCACCGCCTGGGGCCAGCTCGGCGACCGCCACCTCTCCCCAGAAGCCGTCCGCGAGATCATCGCCCGCAACGCCGAACGCGCCGGGCTCGCCGTCCGCCTCACCGGCCACTCGATGCGGGCCGGATTCATCACCACCAGCCGCCGCGCCGGGAAGCGCGAAGAGAAGATCCGCGCCCAGTCCGGGCACGCCGCCAACAGCCCCGCCTTCTGGGGCTACATCCGCGAAGCCGACAAGTGGACAGACGCCGCATCGGAGGACATCGGACTGTGA
- the ku gene encoding non-homologous end joining protein Ku — protein MRSIWNGSISFGLVTIPVKTYSATDRTSSVSFVRIHEKDGAPVQYRKICELDGEEVPNEEVGKGYQPPGDDTIVPITDDDLSRLPMPTAKTLSILSFVDPTGIDPLQMDKSYYLAPNGAAAAKPYTLLREALEHHRKVAIGKVAMRGRESLAMLRAHDGALVMHQLLWPDQIRPATDVVPDDVEIRENEMTLAETLMDSLGELDPAELHDDYREAVEELVAAKLEGEEPAAPASAASGGQVIDLTAALEKSVQAARGGGGDTTSEPASVTPLRGRKAAKKRTAGSGAAKKSGTTKQATARETGATATKKAPAKKTAAAAAKSSTAPKAAAGRSTASRGTAAGSSKKAASKSTAKTAKKAATTSATKKATAKKTGAKTSRRRSPA, from the coding sequence ATGCGTTCTATCTGGAATGGATCGATATCGTTTGGCCTGGTCACCATCCCGGTGAAGACCTACAGCGCCACCGACCGCACCTCGTCGGTCTCCTTCGTGCGCATTCACGAGAAGGACGGTGCGCCGGTCCAGTACCGGAAGATCTGTGAGCTGGACGGCGAGGAGGTCCCGAACGAGGAGGTCGGCAAGGGCTATCAGCCGCCCGGCGACGACACCATCGTGCCGATCACCGACGACGACCTGTCCCGGCTGCCGATGCCGACCGCCAAAACGCTCTCGATCCTGTCGTTCGTCGACCCCACCGGGATCGATCCGCTCCAGATGGACAAGTCCTACTACCTGGCGCCCAACGGAGCGGCCGCCGCCAAGCCGTACACGCTGCTGCGGGAGGCGCTGGAGCACCACCGCAAGGTCGCGATCGGCAAGGTGGCGATGCGGGGGCGGGAGTCGCTGGCGATGCTGCGGGCGCACGACGGGGCGCTGGTGATGCATCAGCTGCTGTGGCCGGATCAGATCCGGCCCGCCACCGACGTGGTGCCCGACGACGTCGAGATCCGCGAGAACGAGATGACGCTGGCCGAGACCCTGATGGACTCCCTGGGCGAGCTGGATCCCGCCGAACTCCACGACGACTACCGCGAGGCCGTCGAGGAGCTGGTCGCCGCCAAGCTGGAGGGCGAGGAGCCGGCCGCCCCCGCCTCCGCCGCGTCCGGTGGCCAGGTCATCGATCTGACGGCGGCCCTGGAGAAGAGCGTGCAGGCGGCACGGGGCGGGGGCGGCGACACGACGTCGGAGCCGGCCTCCGTGACGCCCCTGCGGGGACGGAAGGCCGCGAAGAAGCGCACGGCGGGCTCGGGCGCCGCCAAGAAGAGCGGGACGACGAAGCAGGCCACGGCCCGCGAGACCGGCGCGACCGCCACGAAGAAGGCCCCCGCGAAGAAGACGGCGGCGGCGGCGGCGAAATCCTCGACCGCGCCGAAGGCCGCCGCGGGGCGGTCCACGGCCTCCCGCGGCACCGCGGCCGGCAGTTCCAAGAAGGCCGCGTCGAAAAGCACCGCAAAGACCGCAAAGAAAGCCGCCACCACGTCGGCCACCAAGAAGGCCACTGCCAAGAAGACCGGGGCCAAGACGTCGCGCCGGCGGTCGCCCGCCTGA
- a CDS encoding tyrosine-type recombinase/integrase, with the protein MRGAQFESREVAQAWVDRKGSPPLLQWPTLTSAEGRAVLAATRDDPLVHASAALMLLAGLRPQEVSELRVRDYVLGERRLHVDGVRHPRIIRIAPSAAAAVDAYLEGQDADPGEPLLVGLQGVKRVTLFAAAMRAAELDVRAHDLRRSAMGAVLEDGAPVQHLEAYFGITKSASRKDLVPVRDGYDEGIAAVLESAFAT; encoded by the coding sequence ATGCGAGGTGCGCAGTTCGAGAGCCGCGAGGTGGCACAGGCGTGGGTGGACCGGAAGGGATCGCCGCCGCTCCTTCAGTGGCCGACCCTCACCAGCGCCGAAGGCCGGGCTGTTCTGGCCGCCACCCGCGACGATCCGCTGGTGCACGCCAGCGCCGCGCTGATGCTGCTGGCCGGCCTCCGTCCACAGGAGGTCTCAGAGTTGCGGGTGCGGGACTACGTGCTGGGGGAGCGGCGACTACACGTTGATGGCGTGCGCCACCCGCGGATCATCCGCATCGCCCCGTCCGCGGCGGCTGCCGTCGATGCCTACCTCGAAGGGCAGGACGCCGATCCGGGCGAGCCACTGCTGGTCGGCTTGCAGGGCGTCAAGCGTGTGACGCTGTTCGCTGCGGCGATGCGTGCTGCCGAGCTGGATGTCCGCGCGCACGACCTCCGCCGCTCGGCGATGGGCGCCGTATTGGAGGACGGGGCGCCAGTGCAGCACCTGGAGGCGTACTTCGGCATCACGAAGTCTGCTTCCCGCAAGGATTTGGTGCCGGTGCGCGACGGCTACGACGAGGGGATCGCGGCCGTGCTGGAATCCGCGTTCGCCACCTAG
- a CDS encoding glycerophosphodiester phosphodiesterase: MRPRHAYLDHPAPLPFAHRGGAADGLENTAAAFRRAVALGYRYLETDVHATSDGHLVAFHDATLDRVTDSRGAIGALPWQAVRRARIAGREPLPLFEELLAEFPDARWNVDLKAEAALEPLLELLRRTHAWDRVCVGSFSEARVARAQRLAGRPLATSLGTRGVAGLRLRSYGRGRLPLDRLLGAAVRRSAVCVQVPERQWGIPVVDPLFLRAAHALGMQVHVWTVNDADRMTALLDLGVDGIMTDHIETLRTVLTERGCWHQQL, encoded by the coding sequence ATACGCCCCCGCCACGCCTATCTCGACCACCCCGCGCCGCTGCCCTTCGCCCACCGCGGCGGGGCGGCCGACGGACTGGAGAACACCGCCGCCGCCTTCCGGCGCGCGGTCGCCCTCGGCTACCGCTATCTGGAGACCGATGTGCACGCCACATCGGACGGACACCTCGTCGCCTTCCACGACGCCACCCTCGACCGCGTCACCGACTCCCGGGGCGCGATCGGGGCGCTCCCCTGGCAGGCGGTGCGCCGGGCCCGGATCGCCGGCCGGGAGCCGCTGCCGCTGTTCGAGGAGCTCCTGGCGGAGTTCCCCGACGCGCGCTGGAACGTCGACCTCAAGGCCGAGGCCGCGCTGGAGCCACTGCTCGAGCTGCTGCGCCGCACCCATGCCTGGGACCGGGTGTGCGTCGGCTCGTTCTCGGAGGCCCGGGTGGCACGGGCGCAGCGGCTGGCCGGCCGCCCGCTGGCGACCTCGCTGGGCACCCGTGGCGTGGCCGGCCTGCGGCTGCGCTCGTACGGCCGCGGCCGCCTGCCGCTGGACCGGCTGCTGGGCGCGGCGGTACGGCGCAGCGCGGTCTGCGTCCAGGTCCCCGAGCGGCAGTGGGGCATCCCGGTCGTCGATCCGCTGTTCCTGCGCGCCGCGCACGCCCTGGGCATGCAGGTCCACGTGTGGACGGTCAATGACGCGGACCGGATGACCGCCCTGCTCGACCTGGGCGTGGATGGCATCATGACCGATCACATCGAGACGCTGCGGACGGTGCTGACCGAGCGGGGGTGCTGGCACCAGCAGCTCTAG
- the yczE gene encoding membrane protein YczE: MSTPRGSGPGRAPVTRRLVQLYTGLTLYGVSMGLMVRADLGLEPWSVLNQGISRHTGLSIGTVTIVSGALILLLWIPLRQRPGLGTVSNVVILGLMMDATVAVTPELSALGARIPLLAFAVLLNGAATGLYISARYGPGPRDGLMTGLHQRTGRPVRLVRTCIEVTVLAVGFLLGGALGVGTAVYALAIGPLAQFFLRRFAISGLPGEPSPVVARSGTSPERAILPE; encoded by the coding sequence ATGTCCACGCCCAGAGGGTCCGGTCCGGGGAGGGCGCCGGTGACGCGTCGGCTCGTCCAGCTGTACACGGGGCTGACGCTGTACGGCGTGAGCATGGGGCTGATGGTCCGCGCGGACCTGGGCCTGGAGCCGTGGAGCGTACTCAATCAGGGCATATCCCGGCACACGGGGCTGTCGATCGGCACGGTCACCATCGTGTCCGGCGCGCTGATCCTGCTGCTGTGGATCCCGCTGCGACAGCGTCCCGGGCTGGGCACGGTGTCCAACGTGGTGATCCTCGGGCTGATGATGGACGCGACGGTGGCCGTGACACCGGAGCTGTCGGCACTGGGTGCGCGCATCCCGCTGCTGGCCTTCGCCGTCCTCCTCAACGGCGCCGCGACCGGCCTCTACATCTCGGCCCGCTACGGCCCGGGGCCGCGCGACGGACTGATGACCGGGCTGCATCAGCGCACCGGGCGCCCGGTGCGGCTCGTGCGGACCTGCATCGAGGTCACGGTGCTCGCGGTCGGCTTTCTGCTCGGCGGGGCCCTCGGGGTCGGCACGGCGGTCTACGCACTGGCCATCGGGCCGCTGGCGCAGTTCTTCCTCCGCCGCTTCGCGATCAGCGGCCTGCCCGGGGAGCCGTCCCCGGTGGTGGCCCGCTCAGGGACGTCACCCGAGCGCGCCATACTGCCCGAGTGA
- a CDS encoding DUF6233 domain-containing protein, whose translation MSELPPDLPRLRTLETWLQLALDQIRQAITVAEQREAQQQRAVPPPPPDWVVQLSIGADAHPVAVHIGGCGTAGQRARPISREQAIRALTDGLEACGLCRPDTELGIL comes from the coding sequence ATGAGCGAGTTGCCGCCGGATCTGCCCCGCCTCCGCACCCTGGAGACCTGGCTGCAGCTCGCCCTCGACCAGATCCGGCAGGCCATCACCGTTGCCGAGCAGCGGGAAGCCCAGCAGCAGCGGGCCGTCCCACCCCCGCCCCCGGACTGGGTAGTCCAGCTCAGCATCGGCGCCGACGCCCACCCCGTCGCAGTACACATCGGCGGATGCGGAACCGCCGGGCAGCGTGCCCGGCCCATCAGCCGCGAGCAGGCGATCCGTGCGCTCACGGACGGACTGGAGGCCTGCGGGCTCTGCCGCCCGGACACGGAACTCGGCATCCTCTGA
- a CDS encoding type II toxin-antitoxin system Phd/YefM family antitoxin — MSKEVGIEQARKTLGDLANEVRFTGNDIVLTRNGKPVARIAPLEEAMTAGTRVTVPDYSVPEDWARAGEIVEVNSETVVVALDDGHRQELPTDEVTPA; from the coding sequence ATGAGCAAGGAAGTAGGCATCGAGCAAGCCCGCAAGACCCTGGGCGACCTCGCCAACGAAGTCCGCTTCACGGGTAACGACATCGTCCTCACCCGCAACGGCAAGCCCGTCGCCCGCATCGCCCCGCTGGAGGAAGCCATGACTGCTGGAACCCGTGTCACCGTCCCCGACTACTCGGTCCCGGAGGACTGGGCTCGTGCTGGCGAGATCGTCGAGGTGAACAGCGAGACCGTTGTCGTGGCCCTGGATGACGGGCACCGCCAGGAACTCCCCACCGACGAAGTCACCCCGGCGTGA
- a CDS encoding endonuclease domain-containing protein, protein MRRGGPCFEHATDEERLAELAWAMAEASRQRAAERKWLGQATPKRPTFAEAEMLDREGIPSCHVWAVPSGPVPSHLSATAALRLWQVGECAMCSSAGRTLLVDHCHRTGLVRGLLCTQCNTAEAFSDAAAFAAYRGHPPTAMLQVEEQYGSPWGGGGMW, encoded by the coding sequence ATGCGGCGAGGTGGCCCCTGCTTCGAGCACGCGACCGACGAGGAGAGGCTGGCGGAACTCGCGTGGGCCATGGCGGAGGCGAGTCGCCAGCGCGCAGCGGAGCGCAAATGGCTGGGCCAGGCAACGCCCAAGCGCCCCACCTTCGCCGAGGCGGAGATGCTGGACCGAGAAGGAATCCCCTCGTGCCACGTGTGGGCCGTGCCGAGCGGGCCGGTCCCGTCGCACCTGTCGGCCACGGCGGCTCTCCGTCTCTGGCAGGTAGGGGAATGCGCCATGTGTAGTTCAGCTGGCCGGACCCTGCTGGTAGATCACTGCCACCGAACTGGCTTGGTTCGTGGGCTGCTGTGCACCCAATGCAACACAGCCGAGGCGTTCTCAGACGCAGCCGCGTTCGCCGCGTACCGGGGCCACCCTCCGACGGCCATGCTTCAGGTGGAAGAGCAGTACGGCTCCCCGTGGGGCGGGGGCGGGATGTGGTAG
- a CDS encoding MFS transporter, with the protein MAGRRALGRQFGWLWAAYAVSAYGSGFGFGALPLIAVLVLHCGPAQVAALAATGRAVGALVAVPLGPWVEFRRKRPVMVAMDLTRCVALLSVPAAFALGLLSFAQLLLVSVVTAAADIAFKAAGGAYLKALVPPADLLVANGRFESTTWTSTTVGPPLGGAAIGLFGPVTTVVADAVSYLLSALGIRAIGGTEPLPARTGAARLRAGDLLAGWRHILSHPALRPLFVNSIVVNGLIMASQPLLAVLLLGRLGFAPWQYGLAFAAPCVGGLIGSRLAHPLATRFGRHRVLRTSGALRACWPLGLAFVQPGVPGLVVIIVVQLGVVTCCGVFNPLLATARLDHTAPDRVARTLAAWSISSSAAIAAVTALWGLLAAVTGLRTAIAAAGVLLLATPLLLPRRENVSRDELTDTGVQEAVDPV; encoded by the coding sequence ATGGCGGGCAGGCGGGCGCTGGGGCGTCAATTCGGGTGGTTGTGGGCGGCGTATGCGGTCAGCGCGTACGGCTCGGGGTTCGGCTTCGGCGCGTTGCCCCTGATCGCGGTGCTGGTACTGCACTGCGGCCCGGCCCAGGTGGCGGCGCTGGCCGCCACGGGACGGGCCGTGGGAGCACTGGTCGCGGTGCCGCTCGGCCCCTGGGTGGAGTTCCGTCGCAAGCGGCCGGTCATGGTGGCGATGGATCTGACCCGCTGCGTGGCATTGCTGAGTGTCCCCGCCGCGTTCGCGCTCGGCCTGCTCAGCTTCGCCCAGCTCCTCCTCGTCTCGGTGGTCACCGCCGCGGCCGACATCGCGTTCAAGGCGGCCGGCGGCGCGTACCTCAAGGCGCTCGTGCCGCCGGCGGACCTGCTCGTCGCGAACGGCCGGTTCGAGTCCACGACCTGGACCTCGACCACGGTCGGACCGCCGCTCGGCGGGGCCGCGATCGGACTGTTCGGCCCGGTGACGACCGTGGTGGCCGACGCGGTCAGCTATCTGCTCTCGGCGCTGGGCATCCGCGCCATCGGCGGGACGGAACCGCTCCCCGCGCGGACCGGTGCGGCACGGCTGCGCGCAGGCGACCTGCTGGCGGGCTGGCGCCACATCCTCAGCCACCCCGCGCTGCGCCCGCTGTTCGTCAACTCGATCGTGGTCAACGGCCTGATCATGGCCTCCCAACCGCTGCTCGCCGTACTGCTGCTGGGCCGCCTGGGATTCGCGCCCTGGCAGTACGGTCTCGCCTTCGCGGCCCCCTGCGTCGGCGGACTGATCGGCTCACGCCTGGCGCACCCCCTCGCGACGCGGTTCGGCCGGCACCGGGTACTGCGCACCTCCGGGGCGCTGCGCGCGTGCTGGCCGCTCGGCCTGGCGTTCGTCCAGCCCGGCGTCCCCGGGCTCGTCGTGATCATCGTCGTCCAACTCGGCGTGGTGACCTGCTGCGGCGTGTTCAACCCGCTGCTGGCGACGGCCCGGCTCGACCACACCGCCCCCGACCGGGTGGCGCGCACCCTGGCCGCGTGGTCGATCAGCAGCAGCGCCGCCATCGCGGCCGTGACCGCCCTCTGGGGTCTGCTGGCCGCCGTCACCGGCCTCCGTACCGCGATCGCCGCCGCCGGCGTCCTCCTCCTGGCCACCCCGCTGCTGCTCCCGCGCCGCGAGAACGTGTCCCGGGACGAGCTCACCGACACCGGAGTCCAAGAAGCCGTCGATCCCGTCTGA